A portion of the Harpia harpyja isolate bHarHar1 chromosome 15, bHarHar1 primary haplotype, whole genome shotgun sequence genome contains these proteins:
- the TDRD15 gene encoding tudor domain-containing protein 15: MESPTPSPNIVDMNLKITHIECHPECLVIVFQGQYKAGCELDYYILQNEIQRVFKVKDNVYLGGSCLVEDTEGKWHRGRVLEKREHICEAFLIDTGQVLVVEETHLASACDELFQLPPKVVLGVFASILPLGEKWGPKAINYFSSLVGLQITGHVKAVLAYQLFILEVPKIISDVLELQLGKFIDGDSFCLIVEMLRAFPQGILCKRVPQLLKQKYPVKELLAFSNSEKPTDFWPVPDDLFPHLPVGSKENVKITVAVSPNKFYCQIQKRQKELEDLTGAMHLYYEAISTENNKSFDTLGLLCAAKRQNGQWHRGVIKQLLSDCVEVWFMDFGNIEAVPSSCVQKLKVEFMALPMISFPCALSCFGSQDERVIKTQLKELIQALIGQTSVCVHVDLFNDIKRLYYITLQKQNLGVNAKHPENLNEAAASCVSLSETKITSIALNYKPCHERYNSFKNCTGNKHIKTCLPEWDISLSSYCKRVEMQMNSFYTAIVVYVINPSDFWIQTCEYQNEFQALMKNIADAYNQCGADEMVLKNPEPGLLCCARYSKDMHYYRGVVIEVLHVNITVYFLDFGNTDTVPCYDVKTLLPEFSDLPALAMCCALACTFPVDDVWVKKETDFFRGIVCNKLLLLHVIGKQNNKYIVKAHYRSGLQQGDIATCMVQAGYAEYWEKIPDCVVNSAKKRQDLNPCKFKKKKVNTQSVRNIRKHKVSRNGEMLQKEKSLNVPSVLRESVVLSCFGKGAITKRCKSVCEEKLLYKDFVFKPGAVFEVVCSCIVSPADFSCQLQSKLPELNNLMEQIQTYYKEHTSPYKTGQVACIVKCPKDGRWYRATVVQQVSTNEVDVVFVDYGYRERVLLKDLQAVLPDFLTLESQAFRCGLKNVPLQIDSLNCSEEVCRCFEDFISASRGPLTCIIYALILVSPNCLFNVVDLQTPSISAEQFLRECGLTQSEYIGLRNLTSLGSLYSFCYSSFDIKTGSEEEVYITHIHSPSKFYCQLNRNTETIEALMKKVSVISKMSNNAKYDTSNMRLCIARYFEDGLFYRALAFPVESTSYLCADFVDFGNKNMVERDQLMPIPDFATDLIFTPMQAIKCSLSDLRETKIPARVTRWFEETFLGKLLKAVIVSRESDGQIIVELYDGQLKVSQKIKEKILEELTLKNCMEQFVGSNRGMICHMENDKEINKVTVKNPERVKLKTEAKGQVYDKYYQTNIGQNFGGEEQTACSTQKLCSGSSKLLTLQDSEEPGFRNTVSAVLEHREEPLVGEPASHSLCYPAVNSKEITVNALSESRNERLNYTGQQERGNENIPKLTSLPQRHIQVNSEVAGCISHMNSPSSFYVQLAEDENVIVQLAKELNESMVNIGHEDCLGELMVGDLIVVEHDSDCFYYRAVIKTLKLGNSFEVEFIDYGNAAVVSPSKISRIQKKFLTLPRLSVHCFLSRAKSVPDESWTSKSSSSFVSKINNKPVTYKFLQQHGERWEVDVICGGKSISNDLLQKKGRVRWQNTPMHHQENRPKQIRVTNGNPRDRKSRNVQSKTKAVRVKNTSRTPLNVLPQDLNSGQVEGAEVINISESGEFHVQLLRNLQILRELNVMLVKEAQRSDLLRVDDIEEGLEYMTKSERNLKWYRSKVIKKFVREKLMLVFFMDYGKCEMVSLNNAKMLSDEIKNIPKQAVFCKWVCFKKLKKIQFVNVVNALLNREISILFLRYLESSHIWEVDILIGEILLQEYLNQLLSDCWIVVGPEKSSNTDCKEFDMSFKINSVTWMLLQSGKRYPGFATAVTDPSNFCIQFEVSFDCMQNLSLLLSDLPDNLPALPKELVAPGASCLIKFGLEAQWNRAEISEVTSQSVALTFIDYGFLKSIPYSDIHKLKVIPESLSYLPRLAHSCSLHDTVPANGQYWSDEAKLLFQKLLSKPGLIFHFKHYGSEMRLEVDVLYEENNLAHALIAAGHAVNSRSRCCLIQVDRIKTEKTDLQPQCPNSSYCASLCEPDYNYDENSYFADRNKAKK; encoded by the coding sequence ATGGAATCTCCAACTCCTTCACCAAACATAGTAGATATGAATCTGAAGATAACTCATATTGAATGCCATCCTGAATGCTTGGTTATAGTGTTCCAGGGTCAATACAAGGCAGGATGCGAGCTTGACTATTACATACTACAAAATGAAATACAACGTGTGTTCAAAGTAAAAGATAATGTGTACCTTGGTGGATCTTGTTTGGTGGaagacacagaaggaaaatggCATAGAGGAAGAGttctggaaaagagagagcatATCTGTGAGGCTTTTCTTATCGACACTGGGCAAGTGCTAGTGGTTGAGGAAACACATCTTGCTTCTGCTTGTGATGAATTGTTTCAGCTGCCTCCAAAGGTAGTTTTGGGTGTTTTTGCAAGCATACTTCCTCTTGGAGAAAAATGGGGTCCAAAAGCCAttaactatttttcttctctggtaGGATTACAGATTACAGGTCATGTGAAAGCTGTTCTAGCATACCAACTGTTTATTCTAGAAGTGCCAAAGATCATTAGTGATGTTCTTGAACTGCAGTTAGGAAAATTTATTGATGGAGATTCATTTTGTCTTATTGTAGAAATGTTAAGAGCATTTCCCCAAGGAATACTTTGTAAGAGAGTGCCACAATTGTTGAAACAGAAGTATCCAGTCAAGGAGTTGCTTGCTTTCAGTAATTCTGAGAAACCAACAGATTTTTGGCCAGTTCCAGATGATCTCTTTCCACATCTACCTGTTGGcagtaaagaaaatgtaaaaataactgtTGCAGTAAGCCCAAATAAATTTTACTGTCAGATACAGAAACGGCAGAAAGAGCTGGAAGATTTGACAGGAGCTATGCATTTGTACTATGAAGCTATcagtacagaaaataataaatcttttGATACTTTAGGGTTACTCTGTGCTGCCAAAAGGCAAAATGGACAGTGGCATAGAGGAGTGATAAAACAGCTTCTCTCTGACTGTGTGGAAGTCTGGTTTATGGATTTTGGCAATATTGAAGCTGTGCCATCTAGTTGCGTTCAGAAACTTAAAGTAGAGTTCATGGCATTACCAATGATTTCATTTCCATGTGCGCTGTCTTGTTTTGGTAGTCAGGATGAAAGAGTAATAAAAACTCAGCTGAAAGAACTTATACAGGCCTTGATAGGACAAACTTCTGTGTGTGTCCATGTTGATTTATTCAATGACATTAAACGCTTGTATTATATTACGCTGCAAAAGCAAAATCTTGGGGTTAATGCTAAGCATCCAGAAAACCTGAATGAGGCAGCTGCATCATGTGTCTCACTTTCGGAAACAAAAATCACAAGTATTGCTCTAAACTACAAACCATGTCATGAGAGATACAATTCGTTTAAGAATTGTACTGGAAATAAACATATAAAAACCTGCTTACCTGAATGGGATATTTCTTTGTCAAGCTACTGCAAAAGAGTAGAAATGCAAATGAATTCTTTCTATACTGCTATTGTGGTATATGTCATAAATCCATCTGACTTCTGGATTCAAACATGTGAATATCAGAATGAATTTCAAGCCTTGATGAAAAATATTGCAGACGCATATAACCAATGTGGAGCTGATGAAATGGTCCTTAAAAACCCAGAACCTGGATTGCTGTGCTGTGCCCGGTATAGCAAAGACATGCATTATTATCGGGGTGTTGTCATTGAAGTGCTTCATGTAAacattactgtttattttttggATTTTGGAAATACAGATACAGTACCCTGTTATGATGTGAAAACATTGCTTCCTGAGTTTTCTGATTTACCAGCTTTAGCTATGTGTTGTGCACTTGCTTGCACATTTCCTGTTGATGATGTGTGggttaaaaaagaaactgatttcTTCAGAGGCATTGTGTGTAACAAACTACTGCTGCTTCATGTCAttggaaagcaaaacaacaagTATATTGTTAAAGCGCATTATAGGAGTGGTTTGCAGCAAGGAGATATTGCCACATGTATGGTTCAAGCTGGATATGCTGAATACTGGGAAAAGATACCAGACTGTGTTGTTAATTcagcaaaaaaaaggcaagatctGAATccctgcaaatttaaaaaaaaaaaagtaaatacacaGAGTGTCCGTAATATTCGTAAACATAAGGTATCCAGAAATGGAGAGATGCTTCAGAAGGAAAAGTCATTAAATGTGCCTTCAGTTCTGAGAGAATCTGTTGTGCTGTCCTGTTTTGGAAAAGGTGCTATTACTAAAAGGTGTAAATCGGTATGTgaggaaaaattactttataaaGACTTTGTGTTTAAACCAGGGGCTGTTTTTGAAGTGGTGTGTTCTTGCATTGTTTCCCCAGCAGACTTTTCATGTCAGTTGCAAAGCAAACTGCCAGAGCTAAATAACTTAATGGAACAAATTCAGACTTACTATAAAGAGCATACCAGTCCTTACAAAACTGGACAGGTTGCCTGTATTGTTAAATGTCCCAAAGATGGGAGGTGGTATAGAGCAACTGTTGTGCAGCAAGTATCCACAAATGAAGTTGATGTGGTTTTTGTAGACTATGGTTATCGGGAAAGAGTTTTACTTAAAGATCTTCAAGCTGTTCTTCCTGATTTCCTAACTCTGGAAAGTCAAGCATTTCGATGTGGACTTAAAAATGTACCCTTACAGATTGACTCACTCAATTGTTCTGAAGAAGTATGCAGATGTTTTGAAGACTTCATTTCTGCTTCTAGAGGACCACTGACTTGCATCATTTATGCTCTTATTCTTGTAAGCCCCAACTGTTTATTCAATGTAGTTGACTTACAGACTCCATCTATTAGTGCAGAGCAATTCCTCAGAGAATGTGGTCTCACCCAGTCTGAATATATTGGTCTGAGAAACCTTACATCTTTGGGTTCTCTGTACAGTTTTTGCTACTCATCTTTTGATATAAAAACTGGAAGTGAGGAGGAGGTTTATATAACTCATATACATAGTCCTTCAAAATTCTATTGTCAGCTTAATCGAAACACTGAAACTATAGAGGCATTGATGAAGAAGGTTAGTGTCATAAGTAAGATGTCAAATAATGCGAAATACGATACCAGCAATATGCGATTATGTATAGCCAGATATTTTGAAGATGGTCTCTTTTATAGAGCTTTGGCTTTTCCCGTGGAATCAACATCCTATCTATGTGCTGACTTTGTGGATTTTGGAAATAAGAATATGGTAGAGAGAGACCAGTTGATGCCTATTCCAGACTTTGCCACTGACCTAATATTCACACCCATGCAAGCTATTAAATGCTCTCTGTCAGATCTTAGGGAGACAAAAATTCCAGCAAGAGTTACTAGGTGGTTTGAGGAAACATTCCTTGGTAAACTGCTGAAGGCTGTAATTGTATCCAGAGAATCAGACGGACAGATTATTGTGGAGTTGTATGATGGACAGCTCAAAGTaagtcagaaaataaaagaaaaaatattggaagAATTGACACTGAAAAATTGTATGGAACAATTTGTTGGAAGTAACAGAGGAATGATATGTCACATGGAAAATgacaaagaaattaataaagtaaCTGTTAAAAATCCTGAAAGAGTTAAattgaaaactgaagcaaaaggCCAAGTATATGATAAATATTATCAGACAAATATTGGACAGAATTTTGGAGGTGAAGAGCAAACTGCATGTAGCACACAAAAGTTGTGTAGTGGGTCCTCAAAACTGCTAACTTTACAGGACAGTGAAGAACCAGGTTTTAGAAATACTGTTAGTGCTGTTCTGGAGCACAGAGAGGAACCTCTGGTTGGAGAGCCTGCTTCTCACTCACTCTGTTATCCTGCTGTAAATTCAAAGGAAATAACTGTAAATGCTCTCTCTGAATCTCGTAATGAAAGACTAAATTACACAGGTCAGCAGGAAAGGGGTAATGAAAATATACCTAAATTAACAAGTCTTCCTCAGCGTCATATTCAGGTGAATTCTGAAGTAGCAGGGTGTATTTCTCATATGAATAGTCCATCAAGTTTCTATGTTCAGCTTGCAGAGGATGAAAACGTAATAGTACAACTAGCAAAAGAATTAAATGAAAGCATGGTGAATATAGGTCATGAAGATTGCTTAGGTGAGCTCATGGTAGGGGATCTCATTGTTGTAGAACATGACAGTGATTGTTTTTATTATAGAGCAGTTATTAAAACTCTGAAATTGGGAAACTCCTTTGAGGTGGAGTTCATTGACTATGGTAATGCAGCAGTTGTAAGTCCTTCAAAAATCTCCAGGATTCAGAAAAAGTTCTTAACTTTGCCGAGGCTCAGTGTTCATTGTTTCCTTAGCAGAGCAAAAAGTGTTCCTGATGAAAGCTGGACTAGTAAAAGTAGTTCCTCTTttgtaagcaaaataaataacaagCCAGTCACTTACAAGTTCTTACAGCAACATGGAGAGCGATGGGAAGTAGATGTAATTTGTGGTGGAAAGTCTATATCTAATGACCTTCTGCAGAAAAAAGGCAGGGTGAGGTGGCAAAACACACCAATGCATCATCAGGAAAACAGGCCAAAACAAATTCGGGTTACAAATGGTAATCCTCGAGATAGAAAGTCTAGGAATGTTCAAAGTAAAACTAAAGCTGTTAGGGTGAAAAATACTTCTAGAACACCCTTAAATGTCCTTCCTCAAGATCTAAATTCTGGACAGGTAGAAGGAGCAGAAGTAATTAATATTTCAGAGAGTGGAGAATTTCATGTACAGTTACTTAGAAATTTGCAAATACTGCGTGAGTTAAATGTAATGCTTGTCAAAGAAGCACAAAGAAGTGATTTGCTTAGAGTGGATGACATTGAAGAAGGATTGGAATACATGACAAAATCTGAAAGGAACTTGAAGTGGTATCGTTCAAAAGTGATAAAGAAATTTGTCAGGGAGAAGTTAATGCTAGTTTTTTTCATGGATTATGGCAAGTGTGAGATGGTGTCCTTAAATAATGCAAAGATGCTCAGTGATGAGATTAAAAATATTCCTAAACAAGCTGTGTTTTGTAaatgggtttgttttaaaaaactgaagaaaattcagTTTGTCAATGTAGTAAATGCACTCCTGAATCGTGAAATAAGCATCTTGTTTTTGAGATATTTGGAATCCTCTCATATCTGGGAAGTAGATATTTTAATAGGGGAAATTCTGCTTCAGGAATATTTGAACCAGCTCTTAAGTGATTGTTGGATTGTTGTTGGACCGGAAAAATCCAGTAATACAGACTGTAAGGAGTTTGATATGTCATTCAAGATAAATTCAGTCACATGGATGCTGCTGCAGAGTGGCAAAAGGTATCCTGGATTTGCAACTGCAGTCACTGATCCTTCAAACTTCTGCATCCAGTTTGAAGTCTCATTTGATTGCATGCAAAACTTGTCTTTGCTGCTCTCTGACCTTCCTGACAACTTGCCAGCTTTGCCAAAAGAACTTGTGGCTCCTGGTGCTAGCTGCTTGATCAAGTTTGGACTGGAAGCACAGTGGAACAGGGCAGAAATTAGTGAAGTAACAAGTCAGTCTGTTGCTCTTACATTTATTGATTATGGCTTTCTGAAGAGCATCCCTTACTCTGATATCCATAAACTTAAAGTTATTCCAGAAAGTCTGTCTTATTTACCACGCTTGGCACACTCTTGCTCTTTACATGATACAGTTCCTGCCAATGGGCAATACTGGAGTGATGAAGCtaaacttctgtttcagaaactTCTTAGTAAACCGGGTctgatatttcattttaaacactATGGCTCTGAAATGAGATTAGAGGTGGATGTTCTGTATGAGGAGAACAATCTAGCTCATGCCTTAATTGCTGCTGGCCATGCAGTCAACTCTAGAAGTAGGTGCTGCCTCATTCAAGTTgacagaattaaaacagaaaaaacagatttgcagCCTCAATGTCCAAATTCTAGTTACTGTGCTTCCCTATGTGAACCAGATTATAATTATGACGAAAACTCTTATTTTGctgacagaaataaagcaaagaagtGA